The Elaeis guineensis isolate ETL-2024a chromosome 13, EG11, whole genome shotgun sequence genome includes a region encoding these proteins:
- the LOC105060949 gene encoding heptahelical transmembrane protein 4-like isoform X2: MSFEDSMAVSAVAFEKTCFIERSSESNDMEYSKEGETQIKFSKEVKCEMVDFDSLPDYLKDNEFILGYYRCEWPLKETILSIFSIHNETLNIWTHLIGFLIFLSLTVFTAMMIPKDAPFPSMQHPGELENAMPALISWHLPELLVNCLPKRFSYASNVTDPCVLTSVKDDVTSIISPLLMKPVTRWPFFAFLCGAMFCLLTSSICHLILCHSERMAFIMLRLDYVGIAALIVTSFYPLVYYSFMCQPFYCHLYMGFITTFGVATISVSLVPVFQTAEFRSVRAGLFFCMGVSGLLPIMHKLIAFHHRPEVILSAGYELLMGTFYGLGVVVYATRIPERWMPGRFDIIGHSHQLFHVLVIAGAYTHYLAGLVYLKWRDFEGC; this comes from the exons ATGAGCTTCGAGGATTCCATGGCGGTTTCTGCGGTGGCCTTTGAGAAAACTTGCTTTATCGAGAGATCTTCTGAAAGCAATGACATGGAGTACTCGAAGGAAGGGGAAACTCAGATAAAGTTTTCCAAAGAAGTTAAGTGTGAGATGGTGGATTTTGATTCTTTGCCGGACTATCTGAAGGACAATGAATTCATCTTGGGTTATTATCGTTGCGAATGGCCTCTGAAGGAGACCATCCTCAGCATCTTCTCCATTCACAACGAGACTCTAAATATTTGGAC GCATTTGATTGGATTCCTTATATTTCTTTCTCTGACTGTATTCACTGCAATGATGATACCAAAAGATGCTCCTTTCCCGTCCATGCAACACCCAGGCGAATTAGAGAATGCTATGCCAGCTTTAATAAGTTGGCATCTTCCTGAGCTTCTTGTCAACTGTCTGCCCAAGAGATTCTCCTATGCAAGCAACGTCACCGATCCATGTGTTCTG ACAAGCGTGAAGGACGACGTAACCAGCATAATATCGCCACTGCTCATGAAGCCAGTCACTCGCTggcctttctttgccttcttatgTGGTGCCATGTTCTGCCTTCTTACCAGCAGTATATGCCACCTTATCTTATGCCACTCTGAACGAATGGCCTTTATCATGCTTCGGCTTGACTACGTTGGGATAGCAGCCCTCATTGTCACCTCCTTCTACCCTCTAGTCTACTACTCTTTCATGTGTCAACCCTTCTATTGCCACCTTTACATGGGCTTCATCACAACATTTGGGGTGGCCACCATCTCAGTCTCCCTAGTGCCTGTGTTCCAGACTGCTGAATTCCGGTCTGTGAGAGCTGGGCTCTTCTTCTGCATGGGAGTATCAGGACTGCTGCCTATAATGCACAAATTGATTGCATTCCATCACCGACCGGAGGTGATCCTCTCGGCGGGTTATGAGTTGCTGATGGGTACATTTTATGGTCTTGGTGTGGTGGTCTATGCTACGAGAATACCGGAGCGGTGGATGCCGGGAAGGTTCGACATCATCGGTCATAGTCATCAGCTATTCCATGTGCTAGTGATTGCAGGGGCTTACACCCACTATCTTGCAGGCCTTGTATACCTCAAGTGGAGGGATTTTGAAGGTTGTTAG
- the LOC105060949 gene encoding heptahelical transmembrane protein 4-like isoform X1 codes for MYVVVSDNMSFEDSMAVSAVAFEKTCFIERSSESNDMEYSKEGETQIKFSKEVKCEMVDFDSLPDYLKDNEFILGYYRCEWPLKETILSIFSIHNETLNIWTHLIGFLIFLSLTVFTAMMIPKDAPFPSMQHPGELENAMPALISWHLPELLVNCLPKRFSYASNVTDPCVLTSVKDDVTSIISPLLMKPVTRWPFFAFLCGAMFCLLTSSICHLILCHSERMAFIMLRLDYVGIAALIVTSFYPLVYYSFMCQPFYCHLYMGFITTFGVATISVSLVPVFQTAEFRSVRAGLFFCMGVSGLLPIMHKLIAFHHRPEVILSAGYELLMGTFYGLGVVVYATRIPERWMPGRFDIIGHSHQLFHVLVIAGAYTHYLAGLVYLKWRDFEGC; via the exons ATGTATGTTGTTGTTTCAGATAATATGAGCTTCGAGGATTCCATGGCGGTTTCTGCGGTGGCCTTTGAGAAAACTTGCTTTATCGAGAGATCTTCTGAAAGCAATGACATGGAGTACTCGAAGGAAGGGGAAACTCAGATAAAGTTTTCCAAAGAAGTTAAGTGTGAGATGGTGGATTTTGATTCTTTGCCGGACTATCTGAAGGACAATGAATTCATCTTGGGTTATTATCGTTGCGAATGGCCTCTGAAGGAGACCATCCTCAGCATCTTCTCCATTCACAACGAGACTCTAAATATTTGGAC GCATTTGATTGGATTCCTTATATTTCTTTCTCTGACTGTATTCACTGCAATGATGATACCAAAAGATGCTCCTTTCCCGTCCATGCAACACCCAGGCGAATTAGAGAATGCTATGCCAGCTTTAATAAGTTGGCATCTTCCTGAGCTTCTTGTCAACTGTCTGCCCAAGAGATTCTCCTATGCAAGCAACGTCACCGATCCATGTGTTCTG ACAAGCGTGAAGGACGACGTAACCAGCATAATATCGCCACTGCTCATGAAGCCAGTCACTCGCTggcctttctttgccttcttatgTGGTGCCATGTTCTGCCTTCTTACCAGCAGTATATGCCACCTTATCTTATGCCACTCTGAACGAATGGCCTTTATCATGCTTCGGCTTGACTACGTTGGGATAGCAGCCCTCATTGTCACCTCCTTCTACCCTCTAGTCTACTACTCTTTCATGTGTCAACCCTTCTATTGCCACCTTTACATGGGCTTCATCACAACATTTGGGGTGGCCACCATCTCAGTCTCCCTAGTGCCTGTGTTCCAGACTGCTGAATTCCGGTCTGTGAGAGCTGGGCTCTTCTTCTGCATGGGAGTATCAGGACTGCTGCCTATAATGCACAAATTGATTGCATTCCATCACCGACCGGAGGTGATCCTCTCGGCGGGTTATGAGTTGCTGATGGGTACATTTTATGGTCTTGGTGTGGTGGTCTATGCTACGAGAATACCGGAGCGGTGGATGCCGGGAAGGTTCGACATCATCGGTCATAGTCATCAGCTATTCCATGTGCTAGTGATTGCAGGGGCTTACACCCACTATCTTGCAGGCCTTGTATACCTCAAGTGGAGGGATTTTGAAGGTTGTTAG